In Alnus glutinosa chromosome 7, dhAlnGlut1.1, whole genome shotgun sequence, the sequence tttttttttttttttttttttcaaaacccgaAAACCCGCATTCAACCGGCCCAAAACccgaattttaacccgattttcattaattaagaGAGTCAGAAATCTCGCCCATGCCGCAGTACGATTGGAAAACCAATGTTCAGTTCTCGACTTCCCACGCCATAAATGCTACGAAAATCAAACATCATTTACGTCAAGTTTTCACCTTTTCCCACCTGCTGCATCAGAGGTAAAGATGCCACATGGATATACACGGTGTAAAACTTGTACACCATATTCTAGTTTCACTTAATTTGAGCCTTTGGATGCGTAAACTGTATACTATTTTTCATCTGATCCGTCCAATGAATTCAAACATCGTCCATGTGCCCACACCCTATAACTCtccatttcaaaattattaaaaattaaataaatatacttatttttttaaaaaaaatttaaatttaaattttaaaaaaaaaggaagaacaaagcaaggggtggcccagccactcccagcctatgggggtggcgcgcggccacccctggaccttctaggggtggcccgatggccactcCCAGCCTCTGGGGAGGTCGCGGCCCCCCCAGCCTCTGGGGAGGTCGTGGCCCCCCAGAGgaggccgggggtggcgcgcggccacccccagtggccgattggtccaggggtggccgccaccccttgcttctttccttttcttttttgttttgttttgtttttttgtttaattttaatttttttaaaaaaaatatgtatatttatttatttttgaataaatttattttttattagaatttacTTTTCAAACGGCCTTTACATCAAATGCTCTCCTTTTTCCACCTACTGCGTCAGACATCATTGTTGCcactttttgtttaaattttataattaatttaaattaagtatgaaattttccttttaaaagtcattttttaattattatatttatttcaatcATAATTCTACACTACTtctcataacaccaatcattatacacaacttttcatacctccaatcatttctaatcatttcctaccattaaaaaacaatacttttcaatctcaaaaattcaatacccaaacacaatttcaaaaaaaactctaaactcTATTTGCCTAGAAATTTGTaaagagaataagaattcaattctgattctaaaaattcaatactcaAACACACCATAAGTTTCTTATCTATATTTCTAGGGATAGACACATgattagggatgtaaataaactagTCCGTTCGACAACCCGCTCGATACATGCTCAATTTAGCGTGATTCAAACTCGAGCTCAATACTGTAGAAACTTGCTCGTTACTGTAGAAATCCTGCTCGATTAGTAAGCAATACATACCTGACCCGCTCGAAAAAGCTCGATTGAGGCTCGCGAGTTCAACTTGTTTAAAACTCGACTGAATCGCTCACCCGGGTCGCTAGTATATATAAATGGAACATTCACTTTTATCATCATTACGGGAGttgtgagaatttaatgacttataattataatttagacACTCCGGCACAACCCTCTACTAAACAACATCAAAATTCatgtttgattttcaatttccTCCCTTCAAATTTACCATCTGTCATGTTTCAAACTAAACGAGGATATATTATGCATTTATTGTTCCAATGGAGTCATTGGTTCATACTTCGGTAGGTACAAGGATCATTATCAACTTGCATCTCATATCACTTCTGCTTCTCTATCTTAAAGAGAAGCTTTGTCTCCCATTGAGACACCCCCCGCCCCCCTCCCCCGCCCACGACATGCCACATCTTCGTCATATTTGGCCTCTCCGCTTCTCAACGCCCCCTCCGTGCCTCCTTGTGACTTTCACATGCTAGCGTGTGGTCCCCATGCGCAGCTCTCTAGCTCTTCCACACTGCCGCCCTCCTCCGTcgatgtggtttttttttttggttttatgtaTTCTACtgttatattttgttttcttatgggtttttgAGAGATTTAGTCTCCTGGTGTCTTTGTGTTTTGATCTTTGTTGGATTGGACCTTTGACCATCTCATCTGAAAACTAATTGGTGTTTAGTAAGGGAAGCCAACACTTTTTATCATATTCGAAATCGCACCCCACAATGTATATTCTAAGAGCTGTACATGTGAGTAGAGCGGCACTGTTGCACTTTAATAATTCCTTCCTCAACGTGACGTTCTTGAGACTCAAATCCATGAccctggctctgatactatttgttGGATCAGGCCTTTGATCATCTCATCTGAAAAACAATTGGTGTCCAATGAGGGAAGCCAAAGTCTTTTATGGTATTCGAAATCGCAACCCGCAATGCGTGTTTTAAGAGCCATCCACATGAGCAGAGCAACACTGTTGCACCCCAACAATATGGTCTCCTTAGAAGTGTTGTAACCTCTTGAGATCAAGAAAAAGTGGTAGATCAAGTCCTCGTTGGGCGAATTTAGGAAAAACACATTTTAGCACAAAAATGTTCGTATAGTTTCGAAGACCATTCCAACGATCCCCGAGTAATGATCGAATGTTCTTAGGGCAGAATGCGTAgattagggtttttaagtgtaGATGAGGGTTTTGTGTAGGACCTTAGCTAATATTACATGTAATACAGAGTAAGGAGCTAATAGATTTGCAAGAAGCTCGTGTGTGAAGCTATAGCGCTCGACGTAAGTAATCACCCatgaaaataccaaaatactcTATCATCAAAGATGAATATTTTATCTATAACTGTGCATTCTTAATATCCATGTTTCTCTTGAAAATATGTAGTTAGCCCTAGTATTTGCCAAATGTTGATTTACAAATGCATTGATACACATGAATAAATTATgttctaaattgaaaatttgttgTTGTGTGATTTCTCACCATTGGAAAAAATGGGTAAAGAATTTGGGATGCGTACACACTAGTATATATGTAATAACCCCGATTCTCTTTTGAGAATGGAATGGTAATTTACTATTAATTAAGACCCTAGATAATAGTAGGTTTGATTTAGCGATTGAGAATGGATCACtgaacataaatatataaatgataATAATTTACATTTTACATACCAAATTTTAAACCGGTGGTTACAAgtatgtaattatatatatatatatatatatatatatatatatataacctaagCTCGTTTGCTGCCCTatattttcttctcattttcttctctcctctACCCTATTTATTGGATGTTAGAGAAAACCTAAAGCCGTCAAACAACCGTTTTTCCCTCTGCCGTTCGTCCCCCTCTTGCAGATTCtaattgctctctctctctctctctctctctctctctctctctctctctctctctctctctctctctctctctctctctctctctctctctctctctctgtgtgcatGTGCAAGgtatgcacaattttttttttctttcacttccAACTGCCTCTCTTTCCGTGTATGTAATAGAAGTTAGTCATACTGTGTAgtagttgtttttgttttctttttctttttctaactgTAGCAGTCTTCACGtttgcctttttttattttatttatttatttattttcggtTCTCTGATTTTAACCATAGCAGCCAATAGGTCTTTACACCCCATGGTTTGCTTCTTTTTCAAGGAGTTATTGTTCATAAAGAGATTTAAATGATTATATGgttttgtaagaaaaataaGTGGTCATAAactataggtatatatatataccgtaGTACAATTCTGCATTAAGTTCCAAACGTTTTGTAGTATAAGATTTCACAATTCCATACAAAATAATTTGGCTATCTGGAAAGAATTTTTAAAGGACCGaaattttataagttaatagCATGATAGACTAATTTCAATATCTCATGGGTCCATTCTCAATTGACTAGCATGCCTAACCTGTAGTTGTATTAGTATGCTTTCCTAATTGTGGGAGTGAGAGTAATAATTTGTTTAAGGGATTTCTAAAGtacttttgaaaaagaaagttgcttgtggaaatttttttcattgagAATAGTTATTTTCTTGAAAGTTTTTATCATGAAATAACTTCTAGATATACtcgactttttttatttttggaaagttcCCAAATTGGGAAAGTGTTGTTTTTAGAAAgtaataattatgagaattatGGAGATGGAAAAACCCTCCTACACGTCGCCCTAAGGATATctagagaaataaaagaaatgaaaaggttTATAAGATGAGGGCACGTATGgagaagatattttttttttcccaagaggattaaataaaaacacGGCTCAGTATCGACGATGGGATGGAAGCACAATCACTAAAGGAGGCTCTGCGAGAAGGTGTTATCCATCAATAGTCACACTAAGTGTAATTTGATTGATTAGCTAACGGGCAGGTATGTGGCCACGTCGCTGCCATGGTCAAATGGATcacgcaaccctagtacactgGACGTAATAATATATACGAGCCCTATTATGAAAATGttagttataaataaatatatttatgtgtTCATAAGAAGAATAATAGTTTTATCGTAGCTTTATTGGAAATCTTTTCATTTCGAAATAATTTGTGTCTTTGTTTAAAAAGTGATGTGTTAAATATGCTTTGAAGTGTtataggaaataaatccttttaAGTAAagggttttaaagaaaatgaatttagcCCAATTGTTTTCTGGTTggagatttacttaccaaaccTTTCAGCTTATGCAgttactttttgttttcaggtgatTGACAGTTGGATTTAGGAGATCGGAATGGGGGCAGGATTAATTATTGAGTCCATCAGGGctgcatattattttttttaataagtgcaTTGGCACGATTTCAGGATTTTGACTTATTTAATAAAGAatgataattatattttttttaaaaaaaaactaactttTCCTCATTTtatgaagttttaaatttgatgtttttattctATCATGCATTTAGTATCACATGTAAAAGTTTCTCTGGTAAACCTTAGAAATCTTTGTGCCTCTTAGAGAGTAAATTGACAATCCTATTCCTTTACGGGCTGGGGATGTTACAATATAGACTTGATCATATAGCCTATGTTTACCATTAATGTTAATTGCCTTGTATCCAATAGTTGGAAGTGACTAGCACAACCATGTATGGATAATGGTCACGGCATACGGCATACGGCATATGACATAGCTAGTTGTGTGGATCACCCGAGGTTGGATTCGGTCAGACAATTAGAAGTGGTTGGCTATTGCCCCTTACTAGAAAGATTAAGCATGAATAGGCTTGCGAGCATTGGAGTGACTAAGGATGAAATCTAGACTTAaaggcaaattttggaaaacaAGAATGTCCCTTTCGATCGGTGCCACATGTTTCTCAGTGGCAAGCATGGCAAAATGGAAGGCTGAGATTTAAATCTCGAATGGGAGAGGAAAGCGTCGATCGAATCTTCAAATGAGATGGACGACCAAGATTTTTGTCATATGTAAAAGAGATTGATCGGAAGCACATTTTAATGTTGATCGTCAGGTCACACTCGAACGGGATAACGTGTCGTTCGAATGGAATGGTATCTTCCATGTGTCAAATTTTGTGTGGAGGCATATCTCGTTCGAATGCGGATGcacattgtcaaaaaaaattcgTTTTTGAGAGacaagagagagggagagttaTGACTTTGAGTACTCTTAAGAGAAGAGAAGTCCTAGAGTGAGAGAGGGGGTTCTAGtaagagaaatgaagaaaatccCTAGCCCTGATTTAGAAGCTCaagtccttttttctttctttgtagtTAGTCTAAGGTTAACGTTAAGTGTCATTAGGGTTAAGGAATAAAGTTTTGATTAATTATCTCAATAAAACAAATACTCTAGTATGTTGAAAGTGACACTAGAATATCAATCATTTACAGGTAAACAGTAGTTATCAAAagctaaaaaaagaaaaaagaaaaaaaaaaaaagacagtagTTATCAGAAGAGTCATGGGTCAAGCCTTAAGCATGCTGGTGCAACGAGTGGGTCACGaccaaacatatatatttaagcGTTTTCTGAAGGTTTCACGCTTCAACATTGCATAGATTCGCAGAAACAGGacagggataaatatattttcttatacAAAATCAATTCAAGAATGATTTAATTTAGCCCTTTTGACCCTAGCTAGCTCTAACAACAACTTGTTGGTTTTCAACTGCATATTGATTAATGTGCCTTCTCGTACTTTCTAGTTTTATATCAAGTTTGaccttttagttttaattatatattgtagttAGTCCCTAtcagaacaaaaaacaaaaaacaaaaaaaaacattctagCAATCGCATTTGCCTAATACACCAGAGTTGAGGGATTGTTTGAGGATTGGGGTCTGTTTGAGTTtaagatttcaaaaagtgcaatttaaaaataacgattttaaagtgtgtaatttgaaaaagtgattttttttaaaaatctagttaagcgtttagcaaaatcgtagtttagccttttaaatcACCGGTCagactttaaaattttacgtttttaGAAAATCACCTCATTACCTGCGATTCGAAAAGGTAAATTTTTTGAgctttcaaatcgcaattttttaaaattacaattcccaaattatttattttctgtgatctggtttaaaatcgcattttttagCTACGAAATCGTAATCCCAAATGCACTCGCAGTTCTAGAGGTTCCAGAGGTTTTAGAAAATGTGAACTTTATCTTGTAGAGTAGATGAAATTTTTGGTTTAATTGATCCGAAGTGATTTTACTGTTGGGAAGTTCTTTAAAGAATTTCCATTTAGTGGCCAAATATATTTCAAGCTATACCATTAATGGCAAATCTTGAAATGGAATCAAATCCCAGTTTTTGAACTCCTGGTTAAAAACGAATAATTGGGCAGCTTGTTGATGACCCTAACTAGAACTTTCTCTCAAAGACAGCAGATCTGGACAGGCCAAAGAGCAGCAAGAGGAGGATGACGAAGCTTTTGTTTTGGATATTCTGCATGTTCCTTTgccttttgtttcttctttactTTTTGCCACTGTCATTGTTCTGAGACGATTATGTATTAGCTGCTTCTTTATAGATACACTCTATGATCACCCAAGCAAAGCACCATGGCTAGCTACCCTTCTTTTCATATTTGTTTGTGTGGAGATGAATCTATTGTTGTTGCTTACCTTTGGttatggaaaaagaaagattatGAGGCTAACAATATTACTTTTCTGTGAGGGTAAATGAAAGCTAGGCTAAAACAAATTTCTTTCCACCATAGGAAGAAGAATGGTTTAACTTTGTGCCTTGATGAGGTTTTCGGATAGAATATTCAATCTTTGATATCTGGTGCATGGGTTGATCCAATAGTCAGTTAGTCCAAGAAGAAAAGGGTTATCTAACAGACTAAAAGGAAAgctacttaaaacacgtcacttCAGCCGGTATGAAATGAGTCTAAATAATAGCATCACTATTGAcgttgtggaaaaaaaaaaagagggaaaattttaaaaactatctTTTCCTACTGAAATGAAGGAGGCAACCTTCTGTTGTGTGCTGTACTGCTGTGGCATATCATAATCAGAGACATGGTGATTCAAAGAGCTCTCAGCTCTCCCTATAACTTGGGTTTGTTTTCTAATTAATAGGGGGAAAAAAACATCACAAGTATGAATTCTTTCCATCTTTAGAAAGTATTCCTCAAAATTGAGATGAATAATAGGATAATGCATCGTGCTTCAAATACAAATGATAATACAAACACTAAGTTTTTGGATAATTCATAGCATAAAGTTTTAAGGTAGCAACacaaacataaaagttgtacaGTACATCACTCCGAGAGTCAGGGATAGGCATATTAGATATTAAACTTCAACCACATCACACTTCAATATTCCTATGTCAAAAACTCATAACCAGATTTGACGCTCTTATTTAATTAGTGAAATAGGCTTGTTTCTCGCCTACTCCATTAATTTACACTAAACTAGCTACATTAAGGCTTCAGCATCTCTAACAACCTTAAGCCGAAGGGCTGCAAGGAATGGCAGAAGACAAACTTAATGCAGATGAGCCAAGAATAACTTGCTTACTTAGAGTCTATATATGAGCGAATCGATGAGCCAAGAATGATTTGCCTAGCAACCGCAATGGTTGCCGCAAGGGTAGGGATTGGTACAACTGTACAAGTAGCACAAATAGTCCAATCCCATTTGATCCCCTGCTATCAGACTTTGAGGTTGCAGCAGTTATCTCCTGCTGCTGCAACCCACTTACTGGGCATAACAAAGCCACGCCCACCGTCTATCATGTCTGATAGAGAGTGGCCACGTGGCATGAGATGATTAATTGGAAAGAGATCGAGATCTCCCCTACAGTACATACTAGTCACCTCTGACCCAGAAAAATTTGAACAATTGCCATTTGCATCCTTTGATGAGTTTAAAGTACCACCGCTATCAGACTGCAGGACTTCAGAACTCTGCGAACCAGTGCCAGGAGAGAGTTGTGCATTGCCAGCCTTATTCACTTCAGTTCCGCTTTTTCCTTTGTTCACAGTCTTTGTGTTCAAGAAACGACCACCACATCCTCGTGGTCTTCGCATAGCATGGAGATGGCGTGATTCATGCATATATGGCTgtaaaataaacacaaaatctAAGTATTACAACTTGACTATTCAAGGCGTATCTGCATTTTTATGTAAAGGAAGATTCATTTTCATCAGGGAAGGATGAGCATATTGGTCTCAATTAGTACTAAATCCCGAAACTCTGGAAAAACTATAAACATACTACAGTTGAACTTTCTTGAAAGCAGAACAGCTTAGATTTTAACACTTAATATATTCCATTTAAGATATTCTATGGGCCAATTAATTGAATTGCCAACAAATATAGATTTTCTTATAGATGGTCATAATAACTCCGATTTTCTGTCCATAGACAACTTGATAGCCTAGATGGCCAAGTTGTTACTTTTAAGGCTACAAACACCAATAGACATGCACAGTGGGCATGAAGCAAGAGctagaaaaataattcaaaccTACCACAACTTTTAACCTTCACAAAAATCACATCATATGAATAGTTCCtacaaataaaagtaaaagatcaTGATAGGAAATCAAGGTATCATACTTTACGAACTCTTGCCACTTTATTCTCCAGTACTGCCTTCGCACGGGACTGCCGACGCCTGATAATCCCATGGTACTGCTTAGCATTAACATATATAGGTCCATCATCGGTTGTGGTGCTCAACGGCAGCATAACACGGCCCTAATAAATGTGAATGAATAGGAATGTGAATCAGTAAATCTGCTACAATTGCAGTTGTACCAAAGCATCAATaataaatatcataattttggcacatttttattgattttttacttatcacgaaatataaattaatagcacAAGCAAGATAATTTCCAAAATAATGTTGGAGACTAATACATGACTCTTTTGCAAAAAGTGTCCGGGTAAAGTGGGCGCTGGTACACAACACACTACCAAACGTACTtgaattaaaatacaaaaatctaataataagGCAATAAGCTGCTTCTTTCCTTATTTCTTATCACTTTTCTCTCCTGCAGTTTTCAACTGAGTCATGAACCAAACCCTTAATGCAATCGTCTGGTTGGTTAGGTAAagctttcattctttttttctcagaCATATTCCTTGCATGGGATTCAGTTGCCATTGGATCTGACATTCAAAAATATAGGCCCATGCTCCTGTGCCCCAACCCGAGTGTGTGGtgacacacacacagagactAGTTCATAACCAAACCAGAGAGATAGAGCTCACCATGCCACTATTTATAGGAAGAGCAAGAACTAGAATTCCTCAAATAATCAGGCTTAAAAGCAAGAGAATTTTGGTTCACAAGAACAATTGAAGTCCAAGAATTGTAAATCTAAACAATTGGTtactagaagaaatgaagagagACAAACCGAAATTGGAGGTCCACAAGTTGGGAAGACTCCATAACATTGGTCCGCATAAGGATACTTCGCATAGATCTACAGTTTCAGCGCATACAAATTAGCAAAACGTTGCCACTCAATAGGAAATAATTGAATTAGAATATTTATGATAACCAAGTGTAGACAATAAGAAAATTTTACCATGGGCTGACCAAATCCTAGCTCAAAGCGACCTCGATATTCTGTTAGAGATGATTGGAGAGAAATGGCTGCCTGAGGCTTCTGCCCATCCCCTGAACTTCTGCAATTATCTGTATGAGAAATACTTGGCTGGTTAACAATACTAAAATTGCAGTACCTCATATACAAAAGAATTGCATACGAAGTCAAACTTCTGTTTCTATAAACTGGATATGAAAAATTGTTTGATGTGCTTTTCCGTTAATGATCAATAATCAAAGGTGGAAGGACACTGCAACCCCAAAACTTCCCTCCAATAATTGTTGGCATCATTGAAATTCACTTCAAAGAGTTCCCACATGAACAATATGCTATGGCAAATAGCAATTTATGAGACCAAATCATGCCCaagtagattttttaaattgacaTAATTACATCTCAGCTAAGTTCAGAAAAAATTCGGTAGCAGACCAATAATAAGGTTTGGCAATCCATACCCACATCCAACATATACTTTACACCCAAGTAATATTGTTAGAGATTAGGATTTATGAGAGTTATGATCCATTTATGCTAATAAAAGTAATGATTATTTCACAAATACTTTTTTGTTTCCAATGTAACAgctatttttaaaagtttttgcACTATAGTATAGTAAAATTAGATAAGGGTAGTTCGATTTAGGCCAGCAAAAACCTCAATTCAATCCTTttgtatctttctttttctattactaTATAATCATGAAGGAGCAACGTTTCAATTGGGCCACAGATTCTCTTCACCATAAGGTTCAATAGCTTAGCTTACAATTGCGCAGCGATCGTATTGTAAAGTGTCTAAATT encodes:
- the LOC133873040 gene encoding nuclear transcription factor Y subunit A-10-like; the encoded protein is MATQTVYFKEQEGIGHNPMGQLSASWWTTPITSQSVYGESCVQLKSFTMEHPSGGDQLISNKQAGRGTEHGADRGNTTQFNIFPDNCRSSGDGQKPQAAISLQSSLTEYRGRFELGFGQPMIYAKYPYADQCYGVFPTCGPPISGRVMLPLSTTTDDGPIYVNAKQYHGIIRRRQSRAKAVLENKVARVRKPYMHESRHLHAMRRPRGCGGRFLNTKTVNKGKSGTEVNKAGNAQLSPGTGSQSSEVLQSDSGGTLNSSKDANGNCSNFSGSEVTSMYCRGDLDLFPINHLMPRGHSLSDMIDGGRGFVMPSKWVAAAGDNCCNLKV